One Sanguibacter keddieii DSM 10542 genomic window carries:
- a CDS encoding DUF948 domain-containing protein, with translation MIGDIAGLIAAVAFVALVGLLAVPLVKLGKVFDTTTESIKDLTEHSVPILDESAQTVASANSQLVKVDTITTSAAEVSQNVSALTGLYAAAFGAPIVKVAAFSYGVRKAFGQGVSRVRGAGKDS, from the coding sequence GTGATCGGTGACATCGCAGGACTCATCGCGGCCGTCGCGTTCGTCGCGCTCGTCGGGCTGCTGGCGGTCCCGCTCGTCAAGCTCGGGAAGGTCTTCGACACCACGACCGAGAGCATCAAGGACCTCACCGAGCACTCGGTGCCGATCCTCGACGAGTCCGCGCAGACCGTCGCGAGCGCCAACTCCCAGCTGGTCAAGGTCGACACCATCACGACCTCGGCCGCCGAGGTCAGCCAGAACGTCTCGGCCCTCACCGGCCTCTACGCGGCCGCGTTCGGGGCGCCGATCGTCAAGGTCGCGGCCTTCTCCTACGGCGTCCGCAAGGCCTTCGGCCAGGGCGTGTCGCGCGTCCGCGGCGCCGGGAAGGACAGCTGA
- a CDS encoding replication-associated recombination protein A gives MDLFDSTTQDTSGVPRVGAGSPLAVRMRPASLAEVAGQKHLLVQGSPLRRLVEPADDSSRRAAPGSVILWGPPGTGKTTLAYLIATSSGRRFVELSAVTAGVKDVRAVIEDARRRLATGGSETVLFIDEVHRFSKSQQDALLPSVENRWVTLVAATTENPSFSVNSPLLSRSLLLTLQPLTTDDVRTLVRRAVEDERGLAATVRLDDDAEDHLLRLAGGDARKALTILEAAAGAALSDHREEELVGKPDGASGETDAAETDADEDAADEDADDGAALVTVDLATMERAIDVAAVRYDRDGDQHYDVISAFIKSMRGSDVDASLHYLARMIAAGEDPRFIARRVVIAAAEEVGMADPSALQTATAAANAVALIGMPEARIILAEAVVHIASAPKSNAAYTAIDAALADVRAGKVGTVPPHLRDAHYSGAKALGHGQDYRYAHDAPHAVATQQYLPDDLVGTQYYRPSDRGFERSVGERMERVRKILRGESS, from the coding sequence ATGGATCTGTTCGACTCGACGACGCAGGACACCAGCGGCGTCCCGCGGGTCGGGGCAGGCTCCCCGCTCGCCGTCCGCATGCGTCCGGCGTCGCTGGCGGAGGTCGCGGGACAGAAGCACCTGCTCGTGCAGGGCTCACCGCTGCGCAGGCTCGTCGAGCCGGCCGACGACTCGTCCCGCCGGGCGGCGCCCGGCTCCGTCATCCTCTGGGGCCCTCCGGGCACCGGCAAGACGACGCTCGCCTACCTCATCGCGACGAGCTCCGGGCGTCGGTTCGTCGAGCTCTCCGCCGTGACGGCGGGCGTCAAGGACGTCCGCGCCGTCATCGAGGACGCCCGCCGGCGCCTGGCGACCGGAGGCTCCGAGACCGTCCTGTTCATCGACGAGGTGCACAGGTTCTCCAAGTCGCAGCAGGACGCGCTGCTGCCCAGCGTGGAGAACCGCTGGGTGACGCTCGTCGCCGCGACCACCGAGAACCCGAGCTTCTCGGTGAACTCCCCGCTGCTGTCGCGGTCGCTGCTGCTCACCCTGCAGCCGCTCACCACCGACGACGTCCGGACGCTCGTGCGTCGCGCGGTCGAGGACGAGCGCGGGCTCGCCGCCACGGTGCGCCTCGACGACGACGCCGAGGACCACCTGCTGCGGCTCGCCGGCGGCGACGCGCGCAAGGCGCTCACCATCCTCGAGGCGGCGGCCGGGGCGGCGCTCTCCGACCACCGTGAGGAAGAGCTGGTCGGGAAGCCGGACGGCGCGAGCGGCGAGACTGATGCTGCCGAGACTGACGCTGACGAGGATGCGGCCGACGAGGATGCTGACGACGGCGCCGCCCTCGTCACCGTGGACCTCGCGACCATGGAGCGCGCGATCGACGTGGCCGCCGTGCGCTACGACCGGGACGGCGACCAGCACTACGACGTGATCAGCGCCTTCATCAAGTCGATGCGCGGCTCTGACGTCGACGCCTCGCTGCACTACCTCGCGCGGATGATCGCGGCGGGGGAGGACCCGCGGTTCATCGCGCGACGCGTCGTCATCGCGGCGGCCGAGGAGGTCGGCATGGCGGACCCGAGCGCGCTCCAGACGGCGACGGCCGCGGCGAACGCCGTCGCGCTCATCGGGATGCCCGAGGCGCGGATCATCCTCGCCGAGGCCGTCGTGCACATCGCGTCGGCCCCGAAGTCGAACGCGGCCTACACGGCCATCGACGCCGCCCTCGCCGACGTCCGGGCCGGGAAGGTCGGCACGGTGCCCCCGCACCTGCGCGACGCCCACTACTCGGGAGCCAAGGCCCTGGGGCACGGTCAGGACTACCGGTACGCGCACGACGCGCCGCACGCGGTCGCGACCCAGCAGTACCTCCCCGACGACCTCGTCGGCACGCAGTACTACCGCCCGAGCGACCGTGGCTTCGAGCGGTCCGTCGGCGAGCGGATGGAGCGCGTGCGCAAGATCCTGCGGGGCGAGTCGTCCTGA
- the rpsD gene encoding 30S ribosomal protein S4 has product MSSVTRSRRQVRLSRALGIALTPKAVKHFEKRPYPPGEHGRARRRTESDYAVRLREKQRLRAQYGLREKQMARAFEEARKAPGLTGEALVELLEVRLDALVLRAGFARTTLQARQAVVHRHILVDGKIVDRPSFKVKPGQTVQVKPKSQSMTPFQVAAAGAHRDVLPAVPGYLTVSLEKLSFVLSRSPKRAEVPVTCEVQLVVEHYSR; this is encoded by the coding sequence ATGTCTTCAGTGACCCGTTCGCGCCGCCAGGTCCGCCTGAGCCGCGCGCTGGGCATCGCGCTCACCCCGAAGGCCGTCAAGCACTTCGAGAAGCGTCCCTACCCGCCCGGCGAGCACGGCCGTGCCCGCCGCCGCACCGAGTCGGACTACGCGGTCCGTCTCCGTGAGAAGCAGCGTCTGCGCGCCCAGTACGGCCTCCGCGAGAAGCAGATGGCCCGTGCCTTCGAAGAGGCTCGCAAGGCTCCGGGCCTGACCGGTGAGGCGCTCGTCGAGCTCCTCGAGGTCCGTCTCGACGCCCTGGTGCTCCGTGCCGGCTTCGCCCGCACCACGCTCCAGGCCCGCCAGGCCGTGGTCCACCGCCACATCCTCGTCGACGGCAAGATCGTCGACCGCCCCTCGTTCAAGGTGAAGCCGGGCCAGACGGTCCAGGTCAAGCCGAAGAGCCAGTCGATGACGCCGTTCCAGGTCGCCGCTGCCGGCGCCCACCGCGACGTCCTCCCCGCCGTCCCCGGGTACCTCACGGTCTCGCTCGAGAAGCTCTCCTTCGTGCTCTCGCGCAGCCCGAAGCGTGCCGAGGTCCCCGTGACCTGCGAGGTCCAGCTGGTCGTCGAGCACTACTCGCGCTGA